The following is a genomic window from Geminicoccaceae bacterium.
GTCCCGATATGAAGCCAGCCGCCTTCGGTGGAATAGACCGTGATGCGATCCTTCGCACCGCCCGCCATGACATGCAGCGGCAGGCCGGCCTTGCGGCAGCGCAGATCCCAAAGGGCGGTGTCGAGGGCGGCAAGCGCCAGAGCCGTGATCGCACCGGGTTGGGTGGCGTGGGTCCTGAACTTGAGGTCGCGCCAGAGATGCTCGACCATGGCGGCATCGCGGCCGATGAGGGAAGGCGCAAGCGTGTCGCGCAGCAACCCCATGACCGCGCTTCCGCCTGTTCCTATGGTATAGCTGTACCCCGTGCCGGTTGCGCCATCGGCATCATGGATGATGACGATCGGTGTTTCCTGGCTGACAAAAGACTGTATGGCGTCCGTACGAACAACCTTGGGTTTCAGATCGACGAGCTTGAGCTCGATCCGTTCAATGCGCGCCATGCGCTGCCTCCCCGTTGATATCGAACGGGATGGAACGACGGCAACGAGCGCGCGTCAAGGCGCCAGTCGGGACTTTCAGCGTTCGAGCTGCTGGCGATATTTCTCCGCGTCCCAGTCCATGAGTGCGAGTTCCTCATCGATGCTCAGGCGACGCAGTTCGGCATGCCCGGGCAGGCGGGCGAGCACATGGGCCAGACAGGAGGCCATCGCTTGTGCGCTGCCCGATGCATCATCCGGCAGGAACGCTCCATCGGCAGTCAGCAACAGCTTCGAGGGGCCGCCCGGCTCCGTTGCCGCCGCCGGCCCGAGAAAGACCACATGATCGGGATAATAGGACCCGCCAAGCGCGAGCTTCCGCAATCCGGGTACGACGGCAAGACTCTGCGCCAGCCTGTCGGCCACCGGCGTGCTGCCCGGCGGTGCGCGGTCGGGCACATCGCTTTCGCCGGCGAGAAGCGGAGCATCCAGCTTGCGTTCCACCCTGTCGATGATCGAGCCCGCTTCCTCGGCGGTCGATGCTCCCACGACAAGACCATGATTGCCCAGAACGAGGATCGTCGCCCTGCGTCCGGAAGGATGATGGCCGAGAACCGAGGCGATGCCCCGGGTGAGGTCCATTCCCGGCTTGTAATAGGGGATGAAGGCCCAGTCCTCTCCGTCGAGGCGCTGGCCGAGCTGTTGTTTCGCATCCGCACGGATGGCCAGTGCGATGGTCCGCACCGAATGGGTGTGGATGACGATCTCGTGATCGAGCAGGGCATGCATGCTCGTTTCGATCGACGGGCGCAGGCCGCGCGCGTTCTGTCCCGCAATCACGGATGCCAGTACGGCCTGCTCGCTTGTCGCATCGATGGCAGCCAGCACCTTTCCACGGTCCACGGGTACGAAGACATCATCGTCGTCAGCGTCGGCGAGCCAAAGCCCGGAAGCCTTGACCCACATGACATCGCCCGACTTGATCGAGGTATTGCCGCCAGAAGCCTGGACCTGCTCGATATCGCGGCCCAGCCGGGCCGACAGGCGGCGAAGGGGCCCGAATTCAGCGTGTGGCATCGTGATATCCCTGTCTTGCGAGGCGGGCGGTCCCGTAGGCTGCTTCGACGCTCAGGGCCTCGGTCATGCCGATTCCCAGCCGGTTCTCGCGAATGGTCTGCCAGGCCCGGTTGCCGGCGCCGCCACCGACGGTACGCAGCGAGCGCAGTGCGGGTGCGCCGTGCGACCGCAGGGCCTCATAGCCGCGCGCCTCGACATCGGCGATACCCTCGAACAGGGCCTGAAGGAACATGGCGTCGTCGGCGGGGCGGTCGGCAGGTTCGAAGGTCAGGGCGTCATCCTGAACGGGAAAACGCTCGCCCGTGCCCGCAAGCGGGTGCCAGCGCATCCCTGTCGGCCGCCCGGGATGCAGCTGCCCGCTGAGTTTTTCCATTTCGGGCGCCGTGAAAAAACGCAACAGCGCCTTTCCGCCGCTGTTTGACGCTCCGCCAGCCAGCCAGCGGTCCCCCATCCGATGGCTGTAGACGCCCAGTTCCGGCGCGAATACCGGTTTGTCGGACATCAGCTTGAGTGTCAGCGTCGATCCGAGGGCCGTGACGGCATCGCCGACCTGGTCCGCTCCGGTGGCCAGGAACGAAGCACAGCCGTCCGTGGTGCCGGCCAGGATCATGGGCTTGCCGGGTCCGGATGAAATCGCCGCTCCGGGTGCCGCGACCCGGGGAAGCAGATCGCGGCGGACACCGAGATCGTCCATCCATGATGGCCACTCGCGGCGAACCGGATCGTAACCCAGCTTGAGGACGTTGTTCTCATCCGAAATGCCGGGTGGTGCACCGAGCTTCATGGCAAGCCAGTCAGCCTGGAACATCGCCCGCGCGGCCCGCGGATATTCCCGTTGGGCATCGAGCAGGCGTGCCAGCGGCGATGCGGCGCCATGCGCACCGCATTCGGGTGGCGCCACCTTGCCGATCCGGCCGGCATGAGCTGCGGAGCCGCGATCGTCGTACATGCGGGCCGGACCGAGCGGCTCGCCGGCCTCGTCGGTCAGCAGCAGCGTGCCGGAGGTTCCGTCGACGGCCAGCGCATCCACGGCCGGCAAAGCATCAAGCAGTCGCAGGAGGGCCCTTTCCCAGTCGTGCGGATCCTGGGTGACGCGGGCATCGTCATGCAGGCGTGACGCGGGAATATTTTCCTTCGCATCGAAGACAATCCGTCCATCATCGTCGATGACGACCGCGCGCATCCCCGAAGTGCCGCAATCGATGCCGAGGAAGTGCCGATCAGCCATGACGGGCCTGTTTCTCGAACCAGCCCCCAAGGTCGGCAATTTGTTCGCGGGTCATGTGCAGGCCGTGCTTGGTGCGTCGCAGCAGGACGTCGTCGGCGGTTTTCGCCCATTCCCCGTCGATGAGATGACGCAACTCGCACTCGTACAGCGTACTGCCGAAATGATGGCCAAGGTCCTCCGGCGTCGAGCAGCCCGCGATGATCCCCTCGGCGCGGGTGCCATACAGCCGGGCAAGATGGCTGGCGATCTCCGCCGGCAACCACTCATGGCGACGCCTGAAATCCGCCTCGAAGCGCTCGAAGTCGGCATCGTCGATATCGCCTCCCGGCAGGGGAACATTCGAGGTCCAGGCCGGTTTCATCCCGGCGAAGAATGGCCTGAGCTTGTCGAGCGCGTGTTCGGCCAGCTTGCGGTAGGTGGTGATCTTGCCGCCGAAGACCGACAGGATCGGCGGCCCCGCACTGTCGTCGATGTCGAATACATAGTCGCGGGTGACCGCAGACGGGTTTTCCGCATCGTCGTCATAGAGGGGGCGAACACCGGAAAAGCTGTGCAGGACGTCTTCGCGGTTGAGCGAGCGCTTGAAATAGCGGTTGAGAACCGAGAGCAGGTAGTCGATCTCATGGGCGGCAATCGACACCTCTTCGGCCGGTCCCTGATAGGGGATGTCCGTGGTGCCGATCAGCGTCAGGTCCTTTTCGTAGGGATTGACGAAAATGACCCGCTTGTCGGTATTCTGCAGCAGGTAGGCCTGCGGACCGTCCCAGAACTTCCTCGTGATGATATGGCTGCCCTTGACCAGTCTCACCCTGCGCTTGCCATTGATGCCGCTGCGGCCGATCACCTGTTCGACCCAGGGACCGGCGGCATTGACGATGCAACGACATCGGACCGTGCGGTCATCGAGTTCGACGGTCCAGTGATCGTGATCGCGCCGGGCCGAACGAAAGGCTGTCCTTGTGAGAACGGTGGCTCCCGCCTCTCTTGCCGCAATGGCATTGAGAACCACCAGTCGGGCATCGTCCACCCAGCAGTCGGAATATTCGAATGCCCTTGTGAAATCATCCCGGATGGGTACTCCCTCCGGGTCGTGCCTCAGGTCGATGGCCCGGGTCGGTGGCAACTTCTTGCGACCGCCCAGGTGGTCGTAGAGGAACAGGCCAAGGCGAATGAGCCATGCCGGGCGCTGCCCGGCGCTGTGCGGCAGGACGAAGCGCATCGGCCAGATGATGTGCGGCGCCGCGGCCAGCAGCACCTCGCGCTCGATCAGTGCCTCGCGGACCAGCCGGAACTCGTAATATTCAAGATAGCGAAGGCCACCATGAACCAGCTTTCCCGAACGGGACGAGGTCCCCTGCGCGAGATCGTCCTTCTCGCAGAGCAATACCGACAGGCCACGGCCCGCCGCATCGCGGGCAATGCCCGCACCGTTGATTCCGCCACCGACGACGAGGAGGTCGAACATCATCAGCAGGGATTTTTCAGCGGCTCGCCCGCACGCCAGCGGCGAATCTCGTCAGCCACCATGACGGCGGCGGTGCGGATCGTCGTTGTCGACGCACCGGCGATATGTGGTGTTAACGTGACATTCGGCAAACGGAGAATTTCCGCGTCGGCCGGTGGTGGCTCCTGCCAGAATGTCTCCAGCATGGCTCCGCGCAGATGGCCACTCTTCAACGCGTCGCGAAGATCCTCATAATTCACCATCGGCCCACGGGCGGTATTGATGAACCATGCTCCCTTGCGCATCTTCGCGAATTGCTCGCGTGCGAGAAAACCGCGGGTCTCGTCGGTGACCCGGGCGTGGAGGCTCACCACATGCGACTGTTCCAGAAGTGTATCGAGATCCACCTGCTCGACACCGTTGGTGCGGTCTTCGTCATCAATCCCGACATAGGGATCGTTGACAAGAATGCGGCAACCGAACGGCCTGAGCAGCCTGGTGACCTTCGATCCGATATGCCCGTAGCCGATGAGCCCCACCGTGAGCTCGCTCAGCTCCGGTCCGGTGATGTCGGCCCGATACAGGTCGCCCCGCCAGACCCCTGCGCGCAGGGTTTCGTGACCGAGCCGCATGAGACGGGTTTCCATCAAGATGGCACCGATGGTGAATTCCGCGACAGCGGTAGCATTGCGGCCGGGTGCATTGGCAACCTTGACCCCGTGGACCCGACACGCATCCATGTCGATGTTCACCGGCCCGCCACGGCTGACGGCGATGAGTTTGAGATCCGGGCAACGCTTCAGGATCGAATCCGAGATGGGTGCCAGATGTGTCACGAGGACCTCGGCATTGCCGATCATCTCGACAATGCCATCAGGTTCCCCGAGAAATTCGCGTAATCCAGCCAGTTCACCATGATCGCGGCTGAAGATGAAAGGCTTGTCCGGCCAGTCGAGGGTGAATGAACGGAACTCCAGGCCATCGATCTTGCGCAATTCGGCCTCGAAATAGTCCGGGCGCATGAAATGATCGCCGATGATGACGGTGCGTGTGGTCATGAGTTCAATTGCCGCCAGATGGGTTGGGTGGCCTTGCGGGCCGAGACATAGATTTCGAACTGCCGGTCGTAGATTTCGCCAAGTTGCGGATCGGGTTCGACCATCGAACCGATGAGCGGTTCGACCCACTGCCGGGCACAGGAGGCCATGTCGCCATAGGCTCCGATCGCCACCGCCGCCATCATCGCGGTACCCGCAGCACCGGCCTCCTCGCGCTCGATGACACGCACGGGCCTGTCAAGAACGCTGGCGAAGATGGTCTTCAGCGCGAGGGAACGGGCAGCCCCGCCGGTGATTCTCACCTCCTGGGGAATTTCTCCCATGGCTTCGTAACAGTCCCGTCCCGCCAGCGACAGTCCCTCATAGACGGATCGCATCAGGTCCATGGTGGTCACCCGGGTCGAAAGTCCCATGAACTGGGCGCGGGCATTCACATCGACAAACGGCCCGCGCTCGCCCGCCTCGTGAATATAGGGATGATAGAGCGCTGCGGCCGGTCTGGCATCCAGAACCTTCGGATCCAGTGCTGCAAGGGCTTCCCTGCGCGACACCGCGGTCCCGAGTAGCGCCGCACCTTCCCGGATGCGATCGGTGATCCAGTCGATATTGATGGTCGCCGCCATGTTCGACTGCATGCGCGTGAGGTGATCCTCGACGGGGAAGGTCATCGTGTAGCCGGACGGTTCGGCATCGAGGACAACCTTGTCCGGATGGTCGACGAGCCGCATGTGCATGCTGGTCGTCCCGATGATCGAACAGCCGACATCCTTGCCGGGCGCATAGAGCCCGCCACCGAGACCGGTGCAGATGACGTCGAGGAAGCCGAGGCTGACCGGGGTTCCCTCGCGCAGCCCTGTGGCGGCTGCGGCTTCCACCGACAGCGGATGACAGGTTCGCGAACCGTCGATCATCTCCGGCAGGAGACGGGCGAGGTGACCGATGCCCAGAGCCTTGAGAATCTCCGGTTCATAGGCGCGCGTGCGAAAATCGCCGAAGGTAAACGTTCCCTCGGCGCTGTCCGTGACCCGCCGGCCCGTCATGCGGAAATAGATCCAGTCCTTGCAGTGCATCGCTGTTCGCGTGCGTTCCAGCAACTGGGGCGCATGACGCTGGAGCCACAACAGGTGCGCGCTCTGGTTGCAGGCATTCAGACCGCAGCCGGTATAGGCATACATGCTCCTGCGGACACCGGAGCGTTCCAGTTCCTCGACTATGGATGCCGACCGGCTGTCGAGCCACAACCAGGCCGGTGACACCGGCTCACCGTCGGCGTCGACGAGCCATGTCCCGTCGCCCTGGCCGGTGATGCCGATCGCCGCAACCCTTTGCGGCAGCCCGTCGATGCGCTCGCCCATCTCGCGCAGTACGGCCGCCGCATCGGACCATGTCCGGGTCATGTCCTGCTCGACCGCACCGCCACCGGGTTCGGTGTAATGGTTCGGCCTGGCCGTCATGGCCAGTTGCCGGCCTTCGAGGTCGAAGGCGACGGCCTTGATCACCGAGGTGCCGGCATCGATGCCGATGATGATATCGGCGGTCATGGAGTCCGATCCGCAGGCATCATCCCGTGGAACAGTGCCGCTTCGCTGTTCCGGTCGAAAACGTGCAGGGCCGATGCCGGCAGTTCGACACCGATCGAGCTGCCCGCCGGCGCTTCGAACATTCCGTGGGCAACGGCGATCAACAGCGAGCGGCCGAACTCGATGCCGATATGGGTCTGGTCTCCCAGCCAGTGATGCGAGACGACCTTGCCCTGCAGGCCATCCTGTCCGCCCAACTGGACCTTGTGCGGTCGCACGCCAAGGTAGACCTCCTGACCGTCGTGCAGGCCGGAATGGGCTTCCGGCGCCTGATCCCTCGCGGGAAGGGGGACGCGGAAGGCTTCGCTACCCTGGTCGATGGCCACCAGTTGCAGGAGTTCGCCATCCTTGCGCACCTTCGCCTCGTAAATGTTCATGGGCGGCTCGCCTATGAAGGACGCGACGAAGAGATTGGCCGGCCGCTCCTTGAGCTGCGATGGCGTGGCGAACTGTTGGAGAACCCCCTTTTCCATGACCGCGATCCGGTCGGCGAGGGCGATGGCCTCGGTCTGGTCGTGAGTGACGAATACCGTCGTCATCTTGCGGGTGATCAGCCAGTCCTTGATGCGTGCGCGCAGGATGGCCCGCAACTGCGGCTCCAGCTGCGACATCGGCTCATCGAGCAGGTAGGCGTCGGCATCGCGGATCAGTGCCCTCGCGAGCGAGGTCCGCTGCTGTTGCCCGGCGGATATGGTGGGAGGGAAGCGATCGAGGATATCGTCGATCTCCAGCAGGTCCGCCACCTCGTCAACCTTGGCCGCGACTTCGGCTTTCGGCCGGCGGTCGCGCAGGAGGGCAAAGCCGATATTGTCCTTGATGCGCAGGGGCGGGTAGAGGGCATAGCCCTCGAACGCCATGGCGACGTTGCGACTGGCCGGCGGCAGCGTATTGATGACCCGTTCGCCGAGGCGGATTTCACCGGATGTCACGCTTTCGAACCCTGCGATCATCCTCAAGGTGCTGGTCTTGCCGCAACCGGAAGAACCCAGCAGGCCGACAATTTCACCATCCTTGATCGGCATGTCGACATGATCGACAGCCATGACCGGGTGACGGCTCCTGGGATCGTAGGTCTTGCAGACCGTATCGAGGACCAGTTCAGCCATGTGCGACACCTCCGCTGGCACCCGTACGGTCGGGGTCGATGCGCTGGCCGCTCGCCGGATCGAACACATGCAGTCTTGCGAAATCGATGCTCACATGGACGTCCTTGTGTCCTCGCGGAAACTCTGCGGCTTCCTCTTCCGAACAACTCGCCAGCAATTCGCTGCCGTCGGCCGCCTTGAGCAGCAGGACGGCGCGGACATTCAGCGGCGTCACCGCATCGAGCACCATGGGAATGGTCTGCTCACCGGGTTCCATCGACACGGCGATATGCTCCGGACGGATACCGACAAGCCTCCGGCCGTTGCCGTTGACCGGAGAGGTGATCTGGCGACCGAACAACTCGAAGTGGCCATTGCTGAACTGGCGTTCGATGATGTTGATGGTCGGATCTCCGAACAGGCGGGCGATCTGCGGTGTTCCCGGTGCGGCATAGATCGACGAAGGTGGTCCGATCTGGCTGATGCGGGTCGAGTCGAGGACCGCCACCCGATCGCCCAGGGCCATGGCCTCCTTGTAGTCCTGCGTGACGTAGATCACCGTTGCCGATGCCTGCCGGAGCACGCGCGGCAGTTCGAGACGCATTTCGTAGCGCAGCTTGGCATCGACATTGCGCAGCGGATCGTCGAGCAGCAGGAGAGGAGGCTTGGGTGCCAGTGCCCGTGCGAGCGAGGTGCGCTGCTTTTGGCCGTTGGACAGCGCCTTGGGCAGGTGGCCGAGCACATGTCCGATGCGCAGGAGTTCGGCGACCTCGTTGACTCGTGACCGCACGGCCGAATCACTCTCGCCGCGGGCGCGCAGTGGACTGGCGATGTTGTCAAAGGCCGACATGTGAGGATAGAGCGCGAAGTTCTGGAAGGCCATTCCGATGCCGCGGTCCTCGGGAGCCAGATAGGTCACGTCGCGGTTGCCGATCGAGATCGTTCCCTCGTCGGGCTCGTTCAGCCCCGCAATCAGGCGCAACATGACCGTCTTGCCAGAGCCGGAAGGACCGAACACGACCAATCGCTCGCCCTGTTCGACGCCCAGATCGAGCCGTTCGAGCACGGTTTCCCTTTTGAAGCGTTTGGTAACGCCTGAAAGTTGCAGATAGCTCATCCCTTGACAGCTCCAAGCGACAGGCCCTCGACGAGATAGCGCTGGGCATAGAGCGCCAAGAGCAGGGTGGGGGTCACGGACAGCACGATCGAGGCGGCGATCTGGCCATACTGGATACCCGATGCCGTGACGAAGGCGAGCGCGCCGACGGTCACCGGCTGCTTGTCCGCCGAAGCGAGAATGAGGGCAAAGACGAAATTGTTCCATGCGAAGATAAACGCCAGCAGCATGGCGGCGGCGATGCCCGGACGTGCCAGCGGAATCGAGATCCGCAGGAAGGTCTTCAGCCAGCTGTTGCCGTCGACCCGATAGGCATGCTCGATATCCTCGCTGATGTCCTCGAAGTAGCCGCGGACAATCCACAGGATGAGCGGCAGGGTGATGAGCTGGTAGACCCAGATGAGGCCGAAATAGGTATCGATGAGTCCCATGCTTTGGAAATAGAGTGCCAGCGGAAGAAGGACGAGAAGCGGCGGTGCAAAGCGGAACGACAACAGCGTGAACGCGATATCTTCGCCAAGACGGAACTTGAAACGGGCGAAGGCATAGGCGGCAGGGATGCCCAGAAGAAGGGAAAGCGCCACCGACACCGTACTCAGGATGAGGCTGTTCCCCAGGTTCTTCATGAATGCGATTTCGAGCACACCTGCCTGGCTTTCCAGCTTGCCGGATATCAACGCCACATAGTTCTGTAGCGTAGGCTCGAAGATGATCGAAGGCGGAATTCTCAAGATCGTTTCATTCGTCTGAAACGACATGAGGAATACCCAGAAGATAGGAAACAGGAAGAAAAGGGTGACGAGCGTGAGAAGTGTTCCACGCAGCCATTTCTTCCATCCGCTATTGCTGCCCATGGATCAAGCTCCCCTGCTGCGTTCGCGCAGCCGCAGCCACTGTTTGACGAAGACGTTGGAGAGTGTGAAGGTGATTGCCCAGAGCACCATCAGCAGGGCCGCCGAACCGCCGACATTGGTGTACTGGTAGCGCTCGAGATAGGCCTGCACCTGAAACACCATCAGCGTGTCGCCCGGCCCGCCTTGTGTCATTGCGTAGATGATATCGAACTGCTGGATACTTTCCAGCATGCGGAACAGCACCGCGGTGATGATGTAGGGGGTCAGCATCGGCAGGGTGATGCGGAAGAAGACGAAGGATGCCGGGACGCCGTCGAGTTCTGCCGCCTCGAACGGCTGGCGCGGCAGGGCCCGCAGACCCGCCAGCAGCAGGATCATCATGAACGGCGTGTAGACCCAGACATCGACGAGAGTGACCGTGAAGAGGGCCGTGCTCGGATCACTCGCCCACTTGAAATCATCCAGGCCGACAAGGCCTATCAGGTAGGAGAGAATGCCGAAATTCGGATTGGTCATCAGCTTCCACATCAACGCGGCAATGGCCGGTGCTATCATGAGGGGAAGCATGAGCATGATGCTCAAGGCATTGTTGAGCAGCGACCGGCGTTGCAGGAGGAGGGCGACGCCGAGACCCAGAAGCAGCTCGATGACGACAGTCACGAAGGTATAGAGCAGGGAAATCCTGATCGTGTTCCAGAATGCCGGATCGCTCAAGAACGCATAGTAATTGTCGAACCAGATGAACCCGCGGGTCATCGGGAACGCCAGATTGTAGCGTTGCAGCGAATAATACACCGCAGTGCCGAACGGAATGAGAATGCCGATGCAGACCAGCAGCGCGGGCAAACTCAGAATATATGGCAAGGCAACCTGTATGAACGGTCGCTTGGCTGCCGAATTCAAGGCATTCTCCCCGATCATTCGTTCCAGGCCGCACCGGATCCATCAAGATCCGGTGCGGCCCATCATAGAGGCAGGCTTCGATCAGAGACCGACCGAGCGAAGCTGTCGATTGACGCTGTCGACGAGCTGGTCGAGCCCCTCATCGACGCCAACCTCGCCGGCGACCATCTTCTGCAGGCTGGCAGCCCACTCGGTCGTCAGGTTGAAGAACAGCGGCTGCGGCGTGAAGTAGATCTTCGAGCCCGGTGCCGAAGCCTTGTACTGCTCCAGATAGCCCGGGTAGCTCTTGGCGATACGATCCTGGAAGTTCTGGTCATCCCATACCGACTGGCGCACGGGATTGACGAAATCCTTCTGGGTCGCGCCGAACACGCCGTGCTCGGTACCGCTGGCCCACTGCATCCACAACCAGGCGGCGTCCTTCTGGCTGGAGAACTGGCTGAGGCCAAGGGACCAGATCCAGACATTGGGTGTGGGCGCGCCGGCCTCGGGATTGGCAGCAAAGGCGCTGTAGGCCAGATTGCCGGCCTCGGCATTGCCGCCTCCGTTCATGAAATAGCCCAGGATATCGGCGTCGAAGATCATGCCCGAAGCACCGGCACCGAGATCCGTTCCGACCTGATACCATGTATAGGTCGACCAGTCCTTGGGCCCGCTGTCCTGGATCATCTTGACCCACTTGGCATGGAACGCCTTGGATTCGGCCGTGCCCATTGCGGCCATCAGCTTGCCGTCCTCCAGGGTGAAATCCTTCTGGCCGAAATTGGAGTAGGCCGAGAGGAATCCCGGATGGATCGTTGCCCAGCTGCGCGAGCCGCGGACGCCGATCCCGTACACGCCGTCGACATCGCTGGTGATCTTGGCCGCCTTTTCCATCATGTCGTCCATGTTCTCCGGCGGAGTCATGGAAAGCTGATCGAAGATGCGCTTGTTGTAGGTGACCGAATTGAGCTCGAATCCCCATGGAATGCACCATTGCTTGGCACCCTCGCCACCGAGCTCGGCACCGGGAATGCCCGACCATGCGGTCGAGGCGCGCAGGTTCGGCAGCACATCGTCCCAATTGTAGTTCGGGTTGGTGCGCGCGGGGTCGTTGATGTATTCCGACAGGTCGACGAGCCAGCCCGCGGGACCGTACTGCCAGGTCTGATAGGCGCCGGTCATGAACGCATCGTACTGGGTCGAGCCCGACGACAGCGCGGCGGTGACCTTGTCGAAGTAGACGTCTTCGGGAAAGACATCATACTTGACGTCCATTCCCGTCAGTTCGCGGAAATTGTCGAGATTGTCGATCATCGCATCCATGTAGGGATGCTTGTTCATGAGAAGGTTGACCGTCTTCCCCTGGTGCTGCTTCCAGTCGAAGTCAGCGGCAAGAGCGCGGGTCTGCATCATGTTGAGGATGTGGACACTGGCCGCTGCCGTAAGCCCCATGCTCCCGGTCCGGCGCAGGAAGTCACGGCGTCCGATTTCCTTGCGGATGACGGCTTGGGCCAGATCCTTGGCTTTTTCGTGCATCAATGCCTCCCTTGGCTAGTCACGACGTTTGAACTGCAGGTCGTGCCGGGCTCCTCTGCCCCAGCTCGACCATTCGATGGGCCGTACTCTCATCGGTGATGAGGCCCGACAGGATACCGCTCTTGAGGACTGCTCGGATGGCGTGCGCCTTGCCCTGGCCGCCGGCAATCGCCACGACCTCCTTACCCCGAAGGTCGGCCAGATCGAGCGACATGGCGCGATCGGCGATCTCGCTCTCGATGACCTTGCCGTCTTCGCCGAAGAACCGGCCCAGCATTTCCCCCCGTGCGCCCAGCTGTTCCAGTGCGGCGAATTCCCCGGATGTGATCATGCCGGTCTCGAGCAGATGCGGCGTGCGGCTCACGCTGCCGATGCCGACGATCATCAGTTCCGCCTGTCTCGCGGTCTCGAAAACCTGCGAAACGCTGTGCTGTGCCATCAGCACGGCCTTGTCGTCGATGGTATTGGCCATCATCGGCACCGGCATGAAGAACGTCTCGCCCGGAACCCGTTCCGCCAGCCGGTGAATGACATCATAGGGGTTGGCTGCCGCATGACGGGTAAGGCTGCCCAGCAGCGACACGAATTTGCTGTCGCATTGCGGCATGCGCGGCAGGCGGTCGATCACGGCGCCAAGTGTGCGCCCGTGTCCGAGCCCGACGATGTTGCGTGGACGCTGCTCCAGCGTGGTCAGCAGGAAATGCGAACCGGCGGCCGCCAGCGTACGCAGCGGAAGGTCGGTCTCGCCGATATCCGGGGCAACCACGCAGAACTCAAGGCCATAACCGTTGCTGAGCGTTTCCTCAAGCTCGATGCAATGGGCGGCCGACCCTTCGATGGTCACCCGGACCAGACCTTCCTTGTGGGCCATCGCGATCAGGCGATTGACCTTGACCCGGGAAACTCCAAGTCTGGTTGCGATATCCTCTTGTGTCATGCCGCCAATATACGAGAGCCATGCGGCTCGCGTCGCCATCCCCAGTTCATGCGCCTGTCGTTCATCGCCACCCATGAACATTTTTTCGCTGTTTGAACTATTATACATACTCCACGCATCGGGCCGGCTTGTCAAGCCAATGGTCGCGGTCGCGCCACCGAGATGACCAGATTGCCGAAACGGTCGGATTCCACTCTGTCGCCCGGCTCGACGACGATGGTGGTGTCGAGTTGTTCGATGATCGCCGGGCCGGCGATAACAGCTTCCAGCGGCAGGCTTCGACGGTTGTAGACAGGTGTCTCCATCCAGTCCTTGCCGAACCGGACCCGGCGTGTTCCGATACGGGCATCGGCAACGTCACGCCGGCGATCGCCGTCATCGCGAAGCAGGTCGGCGTGGACGCCGCTGCGCTTGGCAACGACGCTGGCCTTGAGGGCGACAATCACCGGTGTCATTTCAGGCAACTCTATGCCGAAGCGATCGAGGTAGGCGGCATCGAAAGCCGAGCGGATCGATGTGCGGTCGAGAGTTCCGGGTCTCGCGGGAACATTGAGGACATGGGTCTGCCCGCGAAACTGCATGTCGAGTGAGAAATTCACCTGCACGCTGTCGATGGCGACATGTTCGCGACCCAGCGCGATCCTTCCACGCGATTCGAGATCGTCCAGGATGTTCGCAATTTCACCATCCC
Proteins encoded in this region:
- a CDS encoding glycerol-3-phosphate dehydrogenase, whose translation is MMFDLLVVGGGINGAGIARDAAGRGLSVLLCEKDDLAQGTSSRSGKLVHGGLRYLEYYEFRLVREALIEREVLLAAAPHIIWPMRFVLPHSAGQRPAWLIRLGLFLYDHLGGRKKLPPTRAIDLRHDPEGVPIRDDFTRAFEYSDCWVDDARLVVLNAIAAREAGATVLTRTAFRSARRDHDHWTVELDDRTVRCRCIVNAAGPWVEQVIGRSGINGKRRVRLVKGSHIITRKFWDGPQAYLLQNTDKRVIFVNPYEKDLTLIGTTDIPYQGPAEEVSIAAHEIDYLLSVLNRYFKRSLNREDVLHSFSGVRPLYDDDAENPSAVTRDYVFDIDDSAGPPILSVFGGKITTYRKLAEHALDKLRPFFAGMKPAWTSNVPLPGGDIDDADFERFEADFRRRHEWLPAEIASHLARLYGTRAEGIIAGCSTPEDLGHHFGSTLYECELRHLIDGEWAKTADDVLLRRTKHGLHMTREQIADLGGWFEKQARHG
- a CDS encoding 2-hydroxyacid dehydrogenase, whose translation is MTTRTVIIGDHFMRPDYFEAELRKIDGLEFRSFTLDWPDKPFIFSRDHGELAGLREFLGEPDGIVEMIGNAEVLVTHLAPISDSILKRCPDLKLIAVSRGGPVNIDMDACRVHGVKVANAPGRNATAVAEFTIGAILMETRLMRLGHETLRAGVWRGDLYRADITGPELSELTVGLIGYGHIGSKVTRLLRPFGCRILVNDPYVGIDDEDRTNGVEQVDLDTLLEQSHVVSLHARVTDETRGFLAREQFAKMRKGAWFINTARGPMVNYEDLRDALKSGHLRGAMLETFWQEPPPADAEILRLPNVTLTPHIAGASTTTIRTAAVMVADEIRRWRAGEPLKNPC
- a CDS encoding class II aldolase; its protein translation is MPHAEFGPLRRLSARLGRDIEQVQASGGNTSIKSGDVMWVKASGLWLADADDDDVFVPVDRGKVLAAIDATSEQAVLASVIAGQNARGLRPSIETSMHALLDHEIVIHTHSVRTIALAIRADAKQQLGQRLDGEDWAFIPYYKPGMDLTRGIASVLGHHPSGRRATILVLGNHGLVVGASTAEEAGSIIDRVERKLDAPLLAGESDVPDRAPPGSTPVADRLAQSLAVVPGLRKLALGGSYYPDHVVFLGPAAATEPGGPSKLLLTADGAFLPDDASGSAQAMASCLAHVLARLPGHAELRRLSIDEELALMDWDAEKYRQQLER
- a CDS encoding FGGY-family carbohydrate kinase, giving the protein MADRHFLGIDCGTSGMRAVVIDDDGRIVFDAKENIPASRLHDDARVTQDPHDWERALLRLLDALPAVDALAVDGTSGTLLLTDEAGEPLGPARMYDDRGSAAHAGRIGKVAPPECGAHGAASPLARLLDAQREYPRAARAMFQADWLAMKLGAPPGISDENNVLKLGYDPVRREWPSWMDDLGVRRDLLPRVAAPGAAISSGPGKPMILAGTTDGCASFLATGADQVGDAVTALGSTLTLKLMSDKPVFAPELGVYSHRMGDRWLAGGASNSGGKALLRFFTAPEMEKLSGQLHPGRPTGMRWHPLAGTGERFPVQDDALTFEPADRPADDAMFLQALFEGIADVEARGYEALRSHGAPALRSLRTVGGGAGNRAWQTIRENRLGIGMTEALSVEAAYGTARLARQGYHDATR